The DNA window GAAGGCGCTGCGCGCAAAGCTGGTGAGGATCGAGTCACCCTCGAGCGGGTCTCACAAACCCAAGCGTAAGCCGCGCACTTACGGCCGCCACTCGGCCGAAATAACCCCAATGTTCATAGAAGTTTTGACCTAGGACACAACTTTGTGGGGTAGGTTCCATGGAGGGGAATTTCTTCGCGTATTGTTATGTCTGGCGCTGGCGATTCCGTCGTCTGTGTACTGCACAGGTAACGGATTCGGTCATGACTGAAGTTCCCGGCCATGCCCGCGTCAGTAAGCCACAGCAGCAATATCGCTGTGGTAACCGGAATCGCGTCTTAAACAGCGCGGTATTTGCCAATCAAGGCTCAATTGGAGGGTAGTTAGATGGTTGACGAGACGAGAGGTTCGCTCTCAGGCCTGAATGAAGACGAAGCCATGGAATTCCACGGTGTTTTCATGACCAGCATGCTGGGCTTCGTCGCTGTTGCGGCAGTGGCTCACGTCCTGGCGTGGATGTGGCGTCCTTGGGGTATGTAAGAACAGGCCCTAAGCCTGCTTCATTCTTTGTCTGAATTTTAAGTTTTTACTTTTATAGGAGATTTCAACATGTGGCGTGTTTGGCTGCTGTTCGATCCTCGCAGAGCTTTAGTTGCTCTGTTTTCTTTCCTCGCCGTGCTGGCGCTGTTGATTCACTTCATCTTGCTGAGCACCGATCGTTTCAACTGGATGACGTCCGCGTCTGCAGTGGAAACTTCAGTGCAGGCTCAGATCGGCGAATCAACACTGGTCTAAGCGAGCTTTACCCCGGGTTACCGGGTGGTGTGTGACACGTTAGTCAGCATCGCCCGGTCAGCCCGATTAGCGTTTAAAACCAGCGCGTTGTTCGTAAGGGTTGAGGCCGGGAATACCCGGCCAACGCCTTCTGACCGGAGGTTCTTGGTATGTCCATGCTGAGCTTTGAAAAACGATACCGCGTTCGCGGCGGTAACCTAATTGGGGGCGATCTATTTGATTTTTGGGTCGGTCCATTTTATGTCGGCTTTTTTGGTGTAACGACGGCATTTTTTGCCCTGCTCGGCACCTTGCTGATTATCTATGGCGCTGCCATGGGACCCACCTGGAACATCTGGCAGATTAATATCGCTCCACCGGATTTAAGTTACGGTCTGGCTCTAGCGCCTATGATGGAAGGCGGCCTATGGCAGATGATTACAGTCTGTGCCATCGGCGCTTTTGGATCCTGGGTTCTGCGTCAGGTAGAAATCAGCAACAAACTGGGTATGGGTTATCACATTCCCATTGCCTTTGGTGTGGCGGTATTCGCTTACATCACCCTCGTCGTGATTCGCCCAATTTTGTTGGGTGCATGGGGTCACGGATTCCCCTACGGCATTTTTAGTCACCTCGACTGGGTGTCGAATACGGGTTATCAGTTCCTGCACTTCCACTACAACCCAGCCCATATGCTGGCGATCACCTTCTTCTTCACCACGGCTCTGGCTTTGTCATTGCACGGTGCTCTAATCCTGTCGGCAACCAATCCGCCTAAGGGTGAGGCCGTGAAAACGCCGGAATATGAAGACACCTTTTTCCGCGATGCCATTGGTTACTCCATCGGCGCGCTGGGCATCCACCGCCTCGGCTTGTTCCTGGCACTCAGTGCGGGTTTTTGGAGCGCCGTGTGTATCGTCATCAGCGGTCCCTTCTGGACACGCAGCTGGCCGGAATGGTGGAACTGGTGGCTTGAATTGCCGATCTGGGCCTAACGCGAGGAATTGATCATGTTTGAGTATCAAAATATTTTTAACCGCGTTCAGGTGCAGGCGGCTCCGGAAGCCGGTCCGCCGATCGAGAACCCCAACGAGCGAATCGGTAAGGGCTTTCTGGTTCACCTTTTTGGACGCGTCGGTAACGCCCAGGTCGGCCCGATTTATCTGGGTTATCTGGGGATTCTGGCCATTCTCTCAGGTTTGGTTGCTTTCCTGATCATCGGCTTCAACTTCTGGGCTTCGGTGAATTGGGATCCGGTGCAGTTTGTCCGTCAACTCTTCTGGTTAGCGCTTGAGCCGCCTCAGGCTCAGTATGGCCTAGGTATCCCGCCGCTGGCCGAAGGTGGCTGGTGGTTGATGGCCGGTTTCTTCTTGACCGCTTCACTGCTGCTCTGGTGGTTGCGTATGTACCGCCGCGCTCGCGCCCTGAAAATGGGTACGCATGTGGCCTGGGCTTTCGCCTCCGCGATCTTCCTGTTCCTGACCTTGGGCTTTTTCCGCCCGATCCTGATGGGTGACTGGTCGGAAGCCGTGCCTTTTGGCATCTTCCCCCACCTCGACTGGACCACGGCGTTCTCGCTTAAGTACGGTAACTTGTACTACAACCCGTTCCATGCTTTATCGATCGCTTTCCTGTATGGCTCAGCTCTGCTGTTTGCTATGCACGGCGCCACCATCCTGGCCTTGGGCCGTTATGGCGGTGAGCGTGAAATCGAGCAGATTACCGACCGCGGTACGGCCGCGGAGCGTGCTCAGCTCTTCTGGCGCTGGACCATGGGCTTTAATGCCACAATGGAATCCATTCACCGCTGGGGCTGGTGGTTCGCGGTGTTGGTGCCATTCACGGGTGCTATCGGCATTCTGTTGACGGGTACGGTGGTGGACAACTGGTACATGTGGGCCATTCACCATGGTGTGGCTCCGCCTTATCCGATCGTTCATCCTGATGTTGTTGATCCGCTCCTGATGCAGGGGGTGAGCCAATGAAAACCATGACGCAAAAATCCGTTCTTATTGCTGCAGTCGCTGGCTCAGCCCTCTTGATCAGCGGTTGTGAGCCGCCGATCGGCATCGAAACTGACCAGAAGGGCTATCGTGGCCTAGGTTTGGAACAGGTGCAAAAGCGCTATCTCGAAGAGCGCAAACGCGCTGACATGACCATTCCAGCCGTTCAGCCTCCGGCAGCTTCTGCGGGCCCTCGCGCCGGTGACATCTATCAGAACGTGCAGGTGCTTGGAGATCTGAGTATCGGTGAGTTCAACCGTCTGATGAATGCCATCACCGAGTGGGTGTCTCCTGAAGCCGGCTGTAACTACTGTCACGTGACGGGCAATTTCGCTGACGACAACATCTATACCAAGGTGGTGTCACGGCGCATGCTGGAGATGACGAAAATCATCAACACGGACTGGAATGTCCACGTCGCTGATACCGGTGTGACTTGTTATACCTGTCATATGGGTGAGCCGGTGCCGCAGAACATCTGGTTCGAGGATCCGGGTCCCAGGCAGGCAGGCGGTCTGGCCGCGCTGCGTATGGGTCAGAACCTGGCGAGTCCGAACCTTGCCTCCACCTCGCTACCCAATGATGTCTTCAGTGCCTTCTTCGAAGACAATCCGCGGGAGATCCGGGTGACGCCGACGACGATGTTGCCGGAAGGCAGTAATCCGACCAACGTCATGGATGCAGAGTGGAGCTACGGTCTGATGATTCATATGTCGACGGCCTTGGGTGCTAACTGCACGACCTGTCACAACACCAATAACTTCCCCTCTTGGGAACACAGC is part of the Ectothiorhodosinus mongolicus genome and encodes:
- the pufB gene encoding light-harvesting antenna LH1, beta subunit; translation: MVDETRGSLSGLNEDEAMEFHGVFMTSMLGFVAVAAVAHVLAWMWRPWGM
- the pufA gene encoding light-harvesting antenna LH1, alpha subunit yields the protein MWRVWLLFDPRRALVALFSFLAVLALLIHFILLSTDRFNWMTSASAVETSVQAQIGESTLV
- the pufL gene encoding photosynthetic reaction center subunit L, with amino-acid sequence MSMLSFEKRYRVRGGNLIGGDLFDFWVGPFYVGFFGVTTAFFALLGTLLIIYGAAMGPTWNIWQINIAPPDLSYGLALAPMMEGGLWQMITVCAIGAFGSWVLRQVEISNKLGMGYHIPIAFGVAVFAYITLVVIRPILLGAWGHGFPYGIFSHLDWVSNTGYQFLHFHYNPAHMLAITFFFTTALALSLHGALILSATNPPKGEAVKTPEYEDTFFRDAIGYSIGALGIHRLGLFLALSAGFWSAVCIVISGPFWTRSWPEWWNWWLELPIWA
- the pufM gene encoding photosynthetic reaction center subunit M; translated protein: MFEYQNIFNRVQVQAAPEAGPPIENPNERIGKGFLVHLFGRVGNAQVGPIYLGYLGILAILSGLVAFLIIGFNFWASVNWDPVQFVRQLFWLALEPPQAQYGLGIPPLAEGGWWLMAGFFLTASLLLWWLRMYRRARALKMGTHVAWAFASAIFLFLTLGFFRPILMGDWSEAVPFGIFPHLDWTTAFSLKYGNLYYNPFHALSIAFLYGSALLFAMHGATILALGRYGGEREIEQITDRGTAAERAQLFWRWTMGFNATMESIHRWGWWFAVLVPFTGAIGILLTGTVVDNWYMWAIHHGVAPPYPIVHPDVVDPLLMQGVSQ
- the pufC gene encoding photosynthetic reaction center cytochrome PufC; translated protein: MTQKSVLIAAVAGSALLISGCEPPIGIETDQKGYRGLGLEQVQKRYLEERKRADMTIPAVQPPAASAGPRAGDIYQNVQVLGDLSIGEFNRLMNAITEWVSPEAGCNYCHVTGNFADDNIYTKVVSRRMLEMTKIINTDWNVHVADTGVTCYTCHMGEPVPQNIWFEDPGPRQAGGLAALRMGQNLASPNLASTSLPNDVFSAFFEDNPREIRVTPTTMLPEGSNPTNVMDAEWSYGLMIHMSTALGANCTTCHNTNNFPSWEHSPPQRVTAWHGIQMVRSLNVDFLNPLQPVYPDSQLGPLGDAPKANCATCHNGLQLPLDQAQMLADYPELNRVQVRGMNAAAPEAAPAYAPEPAPEGEEPSVIEPEAESEVSAATNANSAGS